A single region of the Gemmatimonadaceae bacterium genome encodes:
- a CDS encoding LytTR family DNA-binding domain-containing protein, protein MIKAVIVDDELPARREMRRLLDEHEGIRVVGEAGDLDVGRGLLLRTRPDVVFLDIRLGRRSGFELLPDIDDETAVIFVTAYDHYAVRAFEESAMDYLVKPVDPRRLRSSIDRLRARLAGPAPETDARAPKLYSATRWVFLDSGGTQEFIELADITHIEAEGGNTRVFTRDGRARGSARGLVDWQRRLASGDFVRVHRSALVNLKHVERVEPWFHYSYRIKVRGFPDPVIMSRRHSARLRDVLG, encoded by the coding sequence GTGATCAAGGCAGTCATCGTCGATGATGAGCTTCCGGCCAGGCGGGAGATGCGACGGTTACTCGATGAGCATGAAGGAATCCGGGTCGTTGGCGAAGCAGGTGACCTCGACGTTGGGCGCGGACTCCTGCTACGAACACGGCCAGATGTTGTCTTTCTCGACATTCGGCTCGGCCGCCGTTCGGGATTCGAGCTGCTCCCCGACATCGATGACGAGACCGCGGTGATCTTCGTGACCGCGTACGACCATTACGCTGTGCGCGCGTTCGAGGAGAGCGCGATGGACTACCTCGTGAAGCCCGTTGACCCGAGGCGGCTTCGGTCGTCGATCGATCGCCTTCGAGCACGACTTGCCGGCCCGGCGCCGGAGACAGATGCTCGCGCGCCAAAGTTGTACTCAGCCACCCGATGGGTGTTTCTCGACTCAGGCGGAACCCAGGAATTCATCGAGCTCGCCGACATCACTCACATCGAAGCCGAGGGCGGCAACACTCGTGTTTTCACTCGTGACGGACGCGCGCGCGGCAGCGCGCGAGGACTCGTGGATTGGCAGAGGCGTCTCGCCTCCGGCGACTTCGTCCGCGTGCACCGGTCGGCGCTGGTGAATCTCAAACACGTCGAGCGTGTCGAGCCATGGTTTCATTACAGCTACAGGATCAAGGTTCGCGGATTCCCCGATCCAGTAATCATGAGCCGGCGACACTCGGCGCGGCTGCGCGACGTCCTGGGTTAA
- a CDS encoding metalloregulator ArsR/SmtB family transcription factor gives MAQSAVADDVFHALSNSTRRKVLEQLSLGPATVSELAAPFDMKLPSFVQHLSVLEQSRLVKSKKRGRVRTYEIAPKRFKVAEHWLTEQRQLWEARLDRFDEYVKQLEERESKS, from the coding sequence ATGGCCCAATCCGCAGTCGCTGACGATGTTTTTCATGCCTTGTCCAATTCGACTCGGCGCAAAGTCCTCGAGCAACTGTCTCTCGGACCAGCCACAGTCAGCGAGCTGGCAGCACCGTTCGACATGAAACTCCCGTCATTCGTGCAGCACCTATCGGTGCTCGAACAGAGCCGACTGGTGAAGTCGAAGAAGCGAGGGCGGGTGCGGACCTATGAGATTGCCCCCAAACGGTTCAAAGTCGCTGAGCATTGGCTGACCGAGCAGCGTCAATTGTGGGAGGCCCGATTGGACCGGTTCGACGAATACGTCAAACAACTCGAGGAGCGGGAATCAAAATCATGA
- a CDS encoding SRPBCC family protein codes for MSKPITINPKLDFALERFIDAPRHLVWEALTKPEHLKEWYMPKPWGRISNCEMDVRPGGIFRIDIAVGEGQEFPNLGCFLEVIPMERLIWTSMLFPGYRPAVFDDIPITAIVTMETVGAGTRYVFTALHRDEADFEKNKATGWQQGTEIAVDQFVAHVKSMK; via the coding sequence ATGAGCAAGCCCATAACGATTAATCCGAAACTTGATTTCGCTCTCGAACGGTTCATCGACGCTCCCAGGCATCTCGTCTGGGAAGCGTTGACGAAACCGGAACATCTCAAGGAGTGGTACATGCCCAAGCCTTGGGGTCGTATTTCGAATTGCGAAATGGACGTGCGACCGGGCGGCATCTTCCGTATCGACATTGCAGTGGGCGAGGGTCAGGAGTTTCCCAATCTCGGCTGTTTCCTGGAAGTCATTCCGATGGAGCGGCTCATCTGGACTTCCATGTTGTTTCCCGGCTATCGTCCGGCAGTCTTTGACGACATTCCGATCACCGCCATCGTCACGATGGAAACCGTGGGAGCCGGAACTCGCTACGTCTTCACGGCGCTGCACCGGGATGAAGCAGACTTTGAGAAAAATAAGGCGACGGGTTGGCAGCAGGGGACCGAGATCGCCGTCGACCAGTTTGTGGCGCACGTGAAGTCGATGAAATAG
- a CDS encoding DUF2283 domain-containing protein, translating into MKEAYLEVTYRHGQPLAAYFYLPRASRSKSVRTQRVDPGMIIDLDARGRPLGIEITAPGQLKLAALNRVLRELGCDPVRRTDLAPLRAA; encoded by the coding sequence ATGAAGGAAGCCTATCTCGAAGTCACGTATCGGCACGGCCAACCGCTCGCCGCGTACTTTTACCTCCCGCGCGCGAGTAGGTCGAAGAGCGTTCGCACTCAACGGGTTGATCCAGGCATGATCATCGATCTGGACGCGCGCGGTCGCCCGCTCGGCATTGAAATAACAGCCCCCGGACAGTTGAAACTCGCGGCACTCAATCGTGTGCTTCGCGAACTGGGGTGCGATCCAGTCCGCCGCACCGATCTTGCGCCGCTTCGGGCCGCCTAA
- a CDS encoding DNA alkylation repair protein: MPQAENRAFLSQQKRMIAKVADSRPLLLVELAKDQPVAVLAATAIWSRDQNANVRRAASEGLRGLVQRQPSDVRMVLEQLRADPDPYVKKSVANVLRNATRTQPDFVLELCAAWARESSPHTRWIVRDGLRKMTVLRPAEAARVLAQVAPSA, encoded by the coding sequence GTGCCTCAGGCTGAAAACAGGGCGTTTCTCTCCCAGCAAAAGCGGATGATTGCCAAGGTCGCGGATTCTCGCCCGTTGCTTCTGGTGGAGTTAGCCAAGGACCAGCCGGTGGCGGTGCTGGCCGCAACAGCCATTTGGTCGCGGGACCAGAACGCGAATGTGCGCCGCGCGGCCAGCGAGGGCTTGCGGGGGCTCGTGCAACGGCAGCCCTCGGACGTTCGCATGGTGCTCGAGCAGCTTCGCGCAGATCCTGATCCGTACGTCAAGAAGTCGGTAGCCAACGTACTACGGAATGCGACACGGACGCAGCCGGACTTCGTGCTGGAGTTGTGCGCCGCGTGGGCCCGCGAGTCGAGCCCCCACACCCGGTGGATTGTCCGGGACGGGCTCCGGAAGATGACGGTGCTACGCCCGGCCGAAGCCGCGCGTGTTCTGGCACAGGTCGCGCCTTCGGCTTAA
- a CDS encoding GNAT family N-acetyltransferase, producing MFLPDFVFRPITAGDLSMMHAWLARPHVAAWWGAPPSLAEIERDYGATLAGAVPHWCYLAYRNERPIGFIQAYAPVGFHHEGWWLDEHDPGVRGVDQFLIDADQLGRGLGTEMVRAFVAKLFTDKAVTRVQTDPAPENGRAIRCYEKAGFRAAGEVDTPDGRALLMYADRPAGDGSVGPTTERQAAA from the coding sequence ATGTTCCTGCCTGATTTCGTATTCCGCCCCATCACCGCGGGCGACCTGTCCATGATGCACGCCTGGCTGGCGCGCCCGCATGTTGCCGCGTGGTGGGGCGCGCCGCCGTCCCTGGCCGAGATCGAGAGGGACTACGGAGCCACCCTCGCCGGGGCGGTTCCGCACTGGTGTTACCTCGCCTACCGCAACGAGCGACCGATCGGCTTCATTCAGGCGTACGCTCCGGTGGGGTTTCACCATGAGGGCTGGTGGCTCGATGAGCACGACCCTGGAGTGCGCGGGGTTGATCAGTTTTTGATCGACGCCGACCAACTCGGGCGCGGACTCGGGACGGAGATGGTCCGCGCATTCGTTGCGAAGCTTTTCACCGACAAGGCAGTCACGCGCGTCCAGACCGACCCCGCCCCCGAGAACGGCCGGGCAATCCGATGCTACGAGAAGGCGGGCTTTCGCGCGGCCGGCGAGGTTGACACGCCGGACGGCCGTGCGCTTCTCATGTACGCCGACCGGCCCGCGGGGGACGGGTCAGTAGGGCCGACCACTGAGCGCCAGGCTGCCGCCTAA
- a CDS encoding dihydrofolate reductase family protein, translating into MAKLVFGMNQSLDGYVDHMAFAPGPTLFRHFIKEAQGQAGSVYGRRMYEIMRYWDEDHPEWNADERAFAAAWRNQPKWVVSRSLKAVGPNANLVEEDLEGAIREIKAERDGEIEVAGPDLAHSLTELGLIDEYRIYLHPVVLGHGTPYFAGPRPPLRLIASDRIDEAVIRLTYVPA; encoded by the coding sequence ATGGCCAAGCTCGTATTCGGAATGAATCAGTCCCTGGACGGGTACGTTGACCATATGGCGTTCGCGCCCGGCCCCACGCTATTTCGCCACTTCATCAAGGAAGCTCAGGGGCAGGCGGGCAGTGTTTACGGCCGCCGAATGTATGAGATCATGCGTTACTGGGACGAAGACCATCCCGAATGGAATGCCGACGAACGCGCCTTCGCGGCGGCGTGGCGAAACCAACCGAAGTGGGTCGTCTCGCGCTCCTTGAAGGCGGTCGGCCCCAACGCCAACCTTGTCGAGGAAGATCTTGAGGGCGCGATCCGCGAGATCAAGGCCGAACGCGACGGGGAGATCGAAGTTGCTGGCCCAGACCTGGCGCACAGCTTAACCGAACTTGGTCTGATCGATGAATATCGAATTTATCTGCATCCCGTCGTCCTTGGTCACGGCACGCCGTATTTCGCTGGACCCCGGCCGCCGCTCCGCTTGATAGCTAGTGACCGGATTGACGAGGCTGTGATCCGGTTGACCTATGTTCCTGCCTGA
- a CDS encoding BrnA antitoxin family protein — MTRRTKKFKTIPEFKSDEEAGAFWMTHDTTEYLDWSKAQRVTFPNLRPSTATISLRLPQGLLNELRTLANERDVPYQSLLKVFLAERVAKERDRPRRRLRASA; from the coding sequence ATGACCAGGCGCACTAAGAAGTTCAAGACGATTCCAGAGTTCAAGTCGGATGAAGAGGCAGGCGCGTTCTGGATGACCCACGACACAACTGAATACCTGGATTGGAGCAAGGCGCAACGGGTTACGTTCCCGAATCTTCGTCCTTCGACGGCTACGATATCATTGCGATTGCCTCAAGGTCTTCTGAACGAACTGCGCACATTGGCAAACGAACGCGATGTGCCGTATCAGTCGCTTCTCAAGGTATTTCTTGCCGAACGCGTGGCCAAGGAGCGCGATCGGCCGCGGCGTCGTTTGCGTGCGAGTGCCTGA
- a CDS encoding BrnT family toxin, with protein MADTPAFISTLEGFEWDGANTAKNMLGHGVSQAEAEEIFFHTPLFVFDDPAHSAAESRFVALGSTSAGRLLTAAFTVRGKRIRIISVRDMSRKERRAYDQAH; from the coding sequence ATGGCAGATACGCCAGCTTTCATCTCCACGCTTGAGGGGTTCGAGTGGGACGGCGCCAACACCGCCAAGAATATGCTCGGCCATGGAGTATCGCAGGCGGAAGCTGAGGAGATTTTCTTCCACACTCCGCTCTTCGTCTTTGATGACCCGGCACATTCAGCAGCGGAGTCTCGCTTTGTGGCGCTTGGGTCGACGTCGGCCGGCCGCTTGCTTACAGCCGCATTTACGGTTCGCGGTAAACGCATTCGCATTATTTCAGTTCGCGACATGAGTCGCAAGGAGCGGCGAGCATATGACCAGGCGCACTAA
- a CDS encoding TrmH family RNA methyltransferase: protein MAVIEHPGDLRNIGTIIRNVNALGVEKAYVVSDSDELPGDWQEMRTRRSLNAVSASAIKWSFVRKFPNTERCLAHLEKNGFVSIVTSPHTKGRTNVVLHEGDYTRYTKLAVWFGSEGTGISALALDRSVVCVDIPMFGIIESLNLGTSSGIVLYEITKQRRGFQDRLRAKITREEGRRVPRPNERRSSWLRNIGRLQVTLAPCICPSYT from the coding sequence ATTGCGGTCATTGAGCATCCCGGCGATCTGCGCAACATCGGCACCATCATCCGCAACGTGAACGCACTCGGCGTCGAGAAAGCGTACGTGGTATCCGACAGCGACGAGCTGCCGGGCGATTGGCAGGAGATGCGGACGCGGCGTTCCCTGAACGCGGTCTCCGCCTCGGCAATCAAGTGGAGCTTCGTACGCAAGTTCCCGAACACCGAAAGATGCCTAGCTCACCTGGAGAAGAACGGCTTTGTGTCCATAGTGACATCACCGCATACAAAGGGACGCACGAACGTTGTCCTCCACGAAGGCGATTATACCAGGTATACCAAGCTCGCGGTCTGGTTTGGCAGCGAAGGGACTGGCATCAGTGCGCTCGCTCTCGACCGGAGCGTCGTCTGCGTGGACATCCCTATGTTCGGCATCATCGAGAGTCTTAATCTCGGGACGTCGTCTGGCATCGTGCTCTACGAGATCACGAAGCAGCGTCGTGGCTTTCAAGATCGACTCCGTGCGAAGATTACCCGCGAGGAAGGTCGCCGCGTGCCGCGACCTAACGAGCGTCGCAGCAGTTGGCTGAGGAACATTGGGAGATTGCAAGTAACGCTTGCGCCTTGTATATGTCCATCATATACTTAG
- a CDS encoding nuclear transport factor 2 family protein, producing MRFPFLACTTLFTIGCGAVVVRPPADTNTAAIRRQLDALYQRNTEAFKRYDVQAVMALRAPDFHTVNAEGTFRDRAAMETYTIGILNGVRKWNRIEFTIDSLRVVGDTALAIVSQHLDRMALRPDNAVHHVETWVTQRETWVRRSGQGLMWRVDQLRSQRRVVDGRPG from the coding sequence ATGCGATTCCCCTTCCTAGCTTGTACTACGCTGTTCACCATCGGTTGCGGCGCGGTCGTCGTTCGGCCGCCGGCGGACACAAACACCGCGGCGATTCGGAGACAGCTCGACGCGCTCTATCAGCGCAATACGGAGGCGTTCAAGAGATACGATGTGCAGGCGGTCATGGCGCTGCGTGCTCCGGATTTTCACACCGTCAATGCGGAGGGCACGTTCCGGGATCGGGCGGCGATGGAGACTTATACCATCGGGATCCTCAACGGGGTGAGGAAGTGGAATCGCATCGAGTTCACTATCGACAGCCTTCGCGTCGTAGGTGATACAGCGCTTGCTATCGTGTCCCAGCATCTGGATCGCATGGCTCTCAGGCCGGACAACGCCGTGCATCATGTGGAGACATGGGTCACGCAGCGGGAGACTTGGGTTCGCAGGAGCGGTCAAGGGCTCATGTGGCGCGTAGATCAGCTCAGAAGCCAGCGCCGGGTGGTGGATGGCCGGCCAGGATGA
- a CDS encoding DUF6516 family protein — protein MARKKASPEGTDHGLELLLDYHGRIMYLEGGYSMKFEIRRTEATLERPRGLSYSFTLHDEYNHRVIGFDNAHAVKPSGRAAKRPKSYDHWHTTAIDKGRPYKFTDAATLVEDFFRACERYLKAKGITLEGTGDDSPTAGDEK, from the coding sequence ATGGCGCGAAAGAAGGCTTCTCCGGAGGGGACGGATCATGGTTTGGAACTTTTGCTCGATTACCATGGCCGGATCATGTATCTGGAAGGCGGTTATTCCATGAAGTTCGAGATTAGGCGGACGGAGGCCACGCTGGAGCGACCACGCGGACTCAGTTATTCGTTCACGCTCCACGACGAGTACAACCACCGGGTGATCGGCTTTGACAATGCTCATGCGGTCAAGCCGTCAGGCCGGGCTGCAAAACGGCCGAAAAGCTACGACCACTGGCATACGACTGCTATCGACAAGGGTCGCCCGTACAAGTTCACGGATGCGGCAACGCTGGTAGAAGATTTTTTCAGAGCTTGTGAACGTTACCTGAAGGCCAAGGGCATCACTTTAGAAGGAACCGGCGACGATTCGCCTACAGCTGGAGATGAGAAATGA
- a CDS encoding BrnT family toxin, with protein MALAFEWDSRKAIANEKKHRVGFKEATTVFGDPLGWFQADETHTVDEDRFRLLGRSSENRLLAVLFTNRGDELVRIISARLATPRERRKYEKDFR; from the coding sequence ATGGCACTCGCCTTCGAGTGGGACTCTCGCAAGGCGATCGCCAATGAGAAGAAGCATCGGGTCGGCTTTAAGGAAGCGACCACCGTGTTTGGCGACCCTCTCGGCTGGTTTCAAGCGGACGAGACTCATACGGTCGACGAGGATCGGTTTCGCTTATTGGGGCGCTCGTCCGAGAATCGGCTTCTCGCAGTTCTTTTCACCAACCGTGGCGATGAGCTGGTCCGGATCATCAGCGCGCGCCTGGCTACTCCGCGTGAGCGGCGAAAATATGAAAAAGACTTCCGCTAA
- a CDS encoding AAA family ATPase has product MISSLQLKFGRGPGLRPETIAVTPVTVFVGPNNSGKSRILSEIDQYCRSGQKNTTTLVLDELTFMGLNATAAAETVSHITLTPNPSEALQVDHILVGARGGRQQVHRANLLQSIQNPSSNVAGFCQWFLTYSTLMLDGRNRINLVNQQAGGDLQNQPQSSFQVLFRDNAKRNEVRRIVADAFGTHFVLDPTNLGQLRIRLSPRPPANEREERGIHKQAVTFHGAAQSIDEASDGVKAFTGIVTELMAGDPRVLLIDEPEAFLHPSLAFKLGHEVSRAALGSEKRVFASTHSSMFVMGCIQSGAPVNIIRLTYRGGVATARTLPSNEILELMRNPLLRSTNVMSGLFYEFVVVAESDADRAFYQEVNERLLRFKPEWGIPNCLFINAQNKQTVPTILRPLRKLGIPAAGIVDVDVLKEGGTVWTNFLTGAYVPELSHRALATQRSAIKLAMDGTGLNMKQDGGLTILTEPDREAAQNLFDQLAGYGLFAIPGGELESWLKPLGATGHGPAWLVTAFGRMGEDPSDDGYVKPGTGDVWEFLAKVKAWLVDPTRKGIPS; this is encoded by the coding sequence ATGATTTCATCTCTTCAACTGAAATTCGGACGCGGGCCAGGCCTTCGTCCTGAGACCATTGCGGTCACGCCGGTGACAGTGTTTGTCGGCCCGAACAATTCCGGCAAAAGCAGGATCCTGAGTGAGATAGATCAATACTGTCGCAGCGGACAGAAGAACACCACCACACTCGTTCTGGATGAACTGACGTTCATGGGTCTGAACGCCACCGCCGCTGCCGAAACGGTTTCGCACATCACGCTAACGCCGAACCCGAGCGAAGCCCTGCAAGTCGATCATATCCTCGTAGGTGCGAGAGGAGGGCGCCAACAGGTCCATCGTGCCAACCTGCTCCAATCCATTCAGAATCCCAGCTCAAACGTTGCTGGCTTTTGTCAGTGGTTTCTCACTTACAGCACGTTGATGCTCGACGGCCGGAACCGAATCAACCTTGTCAACCAGCAAGCGGGCGGAGACCTGCAAAATCAACCCCAATCGAGCTTTCAGGTTCTATTCCGAGACAATGCGAAGCGCAACGAGGTACGTCGTATCGTAGCAGATGCTTTTGGTACACACTTTGTCCTCGATCCAACCAACTTGGGGCAACTCCGAATCCGACTATCGCCTCGTCCGCCGGCAAATGAGAGGGAAGAACGGGGCATCCACAAACAGGCCGTGACATTTCACGGCGCGGCACAATCGATTGATGAGGCCAGCGACGGGGTTAAGGCATTTACTGGAATTGTCACCGAGTTGATGGCCGGCGATCCTCGCGTGCTTCTTATCGACGAGCCAGAGGCTTTTCTTCACCCATCTCTAGCATTTAAGCTCGGGCACGAGGTCTCGAGGGCCGCTCTCGGCTCGGAGAAACGAGTCTTCGCGTCGACTCACAGTTCCATGTTCGTAATGGGATGCATTCAGTCCGGAGCCCCCGTCAACATCATACGTCTTACGTATCGTGGCGGCGTCGCAACCGCGCGGACTCTGCCAAGTAACGAAATCTTGGAGCTTATGCGAAATCCTCTTCTTCGCTCCACCAACGTTATGAGTGGCCTGTTCTATGAGTTTGTGGTGGTAGCAGAGTCGGATGCCGATCGCGCGTTTTACCAGGAGGTTAACGAGCGCCTGCTTCGATTTAAGCCTGAATGGGGCATACCTAACTGCCTGTTTATCAATGCTCAGAATAAGCAGACGGTACCGACGATTCTCCGGCCTTTGCGCAAGCTCGGCATTCCTGCCGCTGGCATCGTCGATGTCGATGTGCTAAAAGAGGGAGGCACCGTGTGGACTAACTTCCTGACGGGTGCTTACGTGCCAGAGCTTTCTCACCGAGCGCTCGCGACGCAGCGCTCTGCGATCAAACTCGCGATGGACGGTACCGGACTAAACATGAAGCAGGATGGCGGATTGACAATTCTGACCGAACCAGATCGAGAAGCCGCACAAAACCTCTTTGATCAACTCGCTGGGTACGGACTCTTCGCAATCCCTGGCGGCGAATTAGAGTCTTGGTTAAAGCCGCTGGGAGCGACCGGCCACGGCCCCGCGTGGCTCGTAACAGCGTTCGGACGAATGGGGGAAGACCCGTCTGACGATGGTTATGTTAAACCCGGGACCGGCGACGTCTGGGAATTTCTCGCCAAGGTGAAAGCTTGGCTTGTCGATCCGACGCGTAAAGGGATTCCCTCCTGA
- a CDS encoding restriction endonuclease codes for MTKKTASPEGAQFLRYFGPVLDALRALGGSGAPSEVIEKIVEDLKIPDSVQNELLDSGSPRFPNQVGWARYYLMREELIDSSERGVWSLTEKGHSAHVTYDQAREIFRKWVKYFADARKEKKAGSRPDEGDELAPEKTEVPATNFRDRLAEIFFSLPPKGFERLCQRLLRESGFVQVVVTGRSGDGGIDGYGTLQVNPLVSFKVLFQCKRLTSSVGSSTIRDFRGAMQGRADKGIILTTGTFTAEAKKEAMRDGVPPLELVDGQKLQEMFIQLELGLNAVKTYEVRESFFAEFRGDV; via the coding sequence ATGACGAAGAAGACCGCATCGCCGGAAGGCGCTCAGTTTCTCCGATACTTCGGCCCAGTGCTCGACGCTCTGAGGGCACTCGGAGGCTCAGGCGCGCCAAGCGAAGTGATCGAGAAGATTGTCGAAGATCTCAAGATTCCGGACTCGGTTCAGAACGAGTTGCTCGACTCCGGCAGTCCGCGCTTCCCGAATCAAGTTGGGTGGGCACGATACTACCTGATGCGCGAAGAGTTGATTGATTCATCAGAGCGAGGCGTTTGGAGCCTCACTGAGAAAGGCCATTCAGCGCACGTCACCTACGATCAGGCGCGAGAGATCTTTCGTAAGTGGGTGAAGTACTTCGCTGACGCCAGGAAGGAGAAGAAAGCCGGGAGTCGGCCCGACGAAGGCGACGAGCTGGCTCCAGAAAAAACTGAAGTTCCAGCGACAAATTTTCGGGATAGACTCGCTGAGATTTTTTTCAGCCTACCGCCGAAAGGTTTTGAGCGCCTTTGTCAAAGACTCCTGCGAGAATCGGGCTTCGTTCAGGTTGTAGTAACCGGGCGATCGGGTGACGGCGGCATCGACGGTTACGGAACCCTTCAGGTCAATCCTCTTGTCAGCTTCAAAGTACTATTTCAGTGCAAGCGACTCACCTCTTCTGTTGGCTCATCAACAATCAGAGATTTTCGTGGCGCCATGCAGGGGCGCGCGGACAAGGGAATTATTTTGACAACTGGCACTTTTACCGCCGAGGCGAAGAAAGAGGCGATGCGGGATGGCGTACCTCCGCTTGAATTGGTAGACGGACAGAAGCTTCAGGAAATGTTTATTCAGCTCGAGCTTGGCCTCAACGCCGTTAAAACCTACGAAGTTCGAGAGTCGTTCTTTGCTGAGTTCCGCGGCGACGTATAA